In Atribacteraceae bacterium, the DNA window CAAGCGATCCAGAGAATGAGGCATTCTATCATCATTTTCCCAAATCTCACAAACTTGATTTTGCTGCAAAATTACTTATTGCAGTAGAATCAGTATTAATTACCCATCGTTGGGATTATGGCAAACCCAGTACCACTTATGCTGGACATAATACATATGATACAGTATAATAGATAATACAAAGTATCAGATGATTGAGGTGCCAGCCATGAAGGATTTACCGGAAACCGATAAAGCTAGTCCAAAAGAGGTTCTTTGTCTTTATGAGATCCGGGTAACCCCATCCCGGATCGGAGTTCTGGAAGTCTTGCAGCAGAGCGACCATGCGCTCACCGCCGAGGAACTTTATAACCTGCTGGTGAATCGGATTCCTGGTGTCGGCCGGGCAACGGTTTATCGGAACATTGCGCTCCTTGAAGCAAAAGGTCTCTTAAAGAAAGTTCATCAGGAAAAAGAATGTCACGGTTATTTTCTTTCCCGTCAAAGAAATGGACATTTTATCACCTGTCAAAACTGCGGAATTGTTCAAGAAATTCCCTGTGGCGAACCGGATAACTTCTTTCAGGCGGTCCGGAAAAAAACCGGCTTCCACATCATCGATCACCTGATGGGCCTATCGGGGATGTGTCCGCAGTGCCGCTGAAAGAGAAATTGAGGAGGTGGATTGTATGGGTATGACGCAGCGTTTTTGGAACATAGTTCTCGGGCTATTGTTATGTGTGGTAATCGTCTTAATTGGGGTTATGCCGTCAACGGCCAGCACAGAACCGGTACTTGATGTCGTCGCTTCCATCGCTCCTTTGGCCGACATGGTTTACCAGGTAGGCGGCGGGCGGGTTGCGGTACACCAGATTGTTCCTTCCGGAGCAAGCCCGCACACCTATGAACCGATTCCTTCTGACCTGGTGAGCCTCAGCCGGGCCGATGCTTTATTCATGATCGGACTTGGCTATGAAAAGTTCATCGATCCCCTGATACAGGAGGCGGGAACCCGGATTCCGGTTTTCGAGGTAAACGAGGGCATACCTGTCATCTATGACGAAAAGGATCACCATCATAGCCAGGATGACGAAAAGGATCACCATCATAGCCAGGGTAACCCACACATCTGGCTCTCCCTGCGGAATGCACAGCTGATGGTTGAGCAGATTGCCGAGATTCTAGGCACGCTTGATCCGGAGGGTAAGGCCCAATATCTCCAAAACGCTCAGGAATACCAGAAAGAACTTGCTTCTTTAGATGAATGGTTTACTGAAAAAAGTTTAACCTTCACCTCCCGGGAATTCGTCGCCGCGCATGCCGCTTGGCCGTATCTTGCCAAAGATTATGGACTGCATCAGGCCGGAAGTATTGAACGTTTCCCAGGGCGCGAACCGACTCCCCGTGAAATCCGAGATTTGATTGAATCGATTCAGGCCACCGGGATCCGTGTCGTTTTCGCCGAGCCACAGCTAAGCCAAAAAGCGGCGGTCGTCTTGGCCGAGGAGGCCGGCGTGAAGATGGCCATTCTTGACCCCCTGGGAAGTTTTCCAGACAAACCGTATCTTACTATCATGAGAAAAAATCTGGAAACCATCGCTGAGGTTCTCCGATAACAACGAGGCGCCTTATTGCATCCTCTGATAGAATTGGAACACGTTTTTTTCGCCTACGATCATGATGACATACTGACCGATATCTCGCTGACAGTCGAGCAGGGTGATTTTCTGGCGCTAATTGGCCCAAACGGATCTGGAAAAACCACCCTTCTGAAAATTATCCTGGGTTTACTCCCTCCCCGCCAAGGTAAGGTGCTCGTATTCGGTAAAAAACCGTCGCAACTGAACTCCCGGCGATCTCAAATCGGCTATGTTCCCCAAAACAACTCGGTTGACTTTCGTTTTCCCATTAACGTTTATGACTTTATCCTGACCGGACGCTTTGCCCTCATCGGGCCTGGAAAACGCCCATCCAGCGAAGACCGAAAAGCGGTCGAAAGAACGCTTGAGGTGGTGGCCCTTGAATCGTTGCAGAGAATGCAAATCGGGAAAATATCCGGTGGTCAGAGACAAAAAATGCTTATCGCCCGAGCCCTGGTTCATGATCCAAAGATACTGATATTAGACGAACCGACAACAGCAGTTGACCTGAAATCCAGTGAAACTTTTTATGAACTATTAAAGAAGCTTCGCCAGTGGGGGATGAGCATTCTCATGGTATCCCATGATGTGGGGGTTGTTGCCCGATACGCGGACCGTATCGCCTGTATCAACCGTCAACTGGTGGTTCACGGTCGACCTGAGGAAATAATCACCGCCGAAATCCTGAAGAAGATGTACGGGAAAGAAGCAGCGTTCTTCCATCACGGAGCCATTCCCCATATCGTCGTCGGCCGGGAACCTGATGAACGCTTTGCACGATCCACGAATGGAGAGAAATGACTGATCTTTTGAATATCCTTCAATATACCTTTATGCAGCGGGCGATACTCGCAGGCATCGTTGCCGGGGTAATGTGTTCCATAGTCGGTGTATACGTGGTCCTGAAACGGCTCTCATTCATGGGTGCGGGGATTTCCCATTCCGCCTTCGGTGGCGTGGCTCTCGGCTATCTTCTGGGTATAGATCCTATGTTTACGGCGATTGGTTTTTGTGTGCTCAGCGCCCTGGGCATATCGTTTTTTTCCCGCCGGAAGATTGTTCGGGAAGATACGGTCATCGGCATTTTCTACTCGGCATCCATGGGTCTTGGAGTCTTTTTGACCGGATACCTTCGTGGGTATAATGTGGATTTATTTGGATACCTTTTCGGTAATATATTGGCGGTGACCATTTCCGACCTGAAGATTATGACCGGGGTCCTGGCTATCGTTGTCTTTCTCGTCATTTTCTACTATAAGGAATTGCTCAGTATAGTTCTTGATGACGAAACCGCCGCCGTATCCGGAATCCCGGTGGCTTTCCTCAACCACCTGCTGGCGGGGCTGGTGGCGATTACAATCGTAGTGTCTTTACGTGTCGTAGGAATTATTCTGGTTTCGGCGTTGATCGTTATTCCTTCTGCCGCCGCCATGCATATGACCGATAATTTTAAAACCCTGATGGCCCTCTCCGTAACGATCGGTGTTTTGTCTTGTCTGACTGGACTGTTTCTGTCCTATCTCCTGAATACACCTTCGGGAGCGACCATAATTCTGACCGCCACGCTGATTTTCGTGATCGCCGCCCTTCGTACATCTCTGAGAAGAGCCCATTAGATTTTTTTCTTCATCTCTGAGGCCAGAATAATGGCTTCCGCAACTTCTTTCATGGTTTTTTGTTTGTTCATGCTATAGCGCTGGATCTTTTTGTATGCTTCATCTTCATTGATATTGAACTCCTGCATGAGCAGTCCT includes these proteins:
- a CDS encoding Fur family transcriptional regulator; this translates as MKDLPETDKASPKEVLCLYEIRVTPSRIGVLEVLQQSDHALTAEELYNLLVNRIPGVGRATVYRNIALLEAKGLLKKVHQEKECHGYFLSRQRNGHFITCQNCGIVQEIPCGEPDNFFQAVRKKTGFHIIDHLMGLSGMCPQCR
- a CDS encoding metal ABC transporter substrate-binding protein; this encodes MGMTQRFWNIVLGLLLCVVIVLIGVMPSTASTEPVLDVVASIAPLADMVYQVGGGRVAVHQIVPSGASPHTYEPIPSDLVSLSRADALFMIGLGYEKFIDPLIQEAGTRIPVFEVNEGIPVIYDEKDHHHSQDDEKDHHHSQGNPHIWLSLRNAQLMVEQIAEILGTLDPEGKAQYLQNAQEYQKELASLDEWFTEKSLTFTSREFVAAHAAWPYLAKDYGLHQAGSIERFPGREPTPREIRDLIESIQATGIRVVFAEPQLSQKAAVVLAEEAGVKMAILDPLGSFPDKPYLTIMRKNLETIAEVLR
- a CDS encoding metal ABC transporter ATP-binding protein, whose translation is MHPLIELEHVFFAYDHDDILTDISLTVEQGDFLALIGPNGSGKTTLLKIILGLLPPRQGKVLVFGKKPSQLNSRRSQIGYVPQNNSVDFRFPINVYDFILTGRFALIGPGKRPSSEDRKAVERTLEVVALESLQRMQIGKISGGQRQKMLIARALVHDPKILILDEPTTAVDLKSSETFYELLKKLRQWGMSILMVSHDVGVVARYADRIACINRQLVVHGRPEEIITAEILKKMYGKEAAFFHHGAIPHIVVGREPDERFARSTNGEK
- a CDS encoding metal ABC transporter permease translates to MTDLLNILQYTFMQRAILAGIVAGVMCSIVGVYVVLKRLSFMGAGISHSAFGGVALGYLLGIDPMFTAIGFCVLSALGISFFSRRKIVREDTVIGIFYSASMGLGVFLTGYLRGYNVDLFGYLFGNILAVTISDLKIMTGVLAIVVFLVIFYYKELLSIVLDDETAAVSGIPVAFLNHLLAGLVAITIVVSLRVVGIILVSALIVIPSAAAMHMTDNFKTLMALSVTIGVLSCLTGLFLSYLLNTPSGATIILTATLIFVIAALRTSLRRAH